A stretch of Arachis hypogaea cultivar Tifrunner chromosome 15, arahy.Tifrunner.gnm2.J5K5, whole genome shotgun sequence DNA encodes these proteins:
- the LOC112750594 gene encoding uncharacterized protein isoform X2: MAQMTLHTYHRRRQRSAWITCYLGSTKAKKKSNQRDKVDLTTDSVGHDEFVTPYGRRDTKCKLDDDKCYNRFPLRYSGGKKQILEVMLVKLDRILKMQVEKYHTVYSGDSEKAKNSWDTGLYFVYESC, translated from the exons ATGGCGCAAATGACCCTACATACATACCACCGCCGAAGACAGAGATCAGCATGGATCACATGCTATTTAGGTAGCACAAAGGCAAAGAAGAAATCCAATCAGCGAGACAAG GTGGACCTCACGACAGATTCCGTAGGCCATGATGAATTCGTCACGCCATACGGTCGAAGGGATACTAAATGCAAGCTTGACGACGATAAATGTTACAACAGATTCCCATTGAGGTATAGTGGTGGAAAGAAACAAATACTTGAGGTCATGCTGGTGAAACTAGATAGGATCCTAAAG atgcaggttgagaagtACCACACTGTGTATTCTGGAGACTCTGAGAAAGCGAAGAACTCTTGGGACACTGGGTTGTATTTTGTTTATGAGTcctgctag
- the LOC112750594 gene encoding uncharacterized protein isoform X4 → MKKDVRTKNPELVDLTTDSVGHDEFVTPYGRRDTKCKLDDDKCYNRFPLRYSGGKKQILEVMLVKLDRILKMQVEKYHTVYSGDSEKAKNSWDTGLYFVYESC, encoded by the exons ATGAAGAAAGATGTCAGAACAAAAAATCCCGAATTG GTGGACCTCACGACAGATTCCGTAGGCCATGATGAATTCGTCACGCCATACGGTCGAAGGGATACTAAATGCAAGCTTGACGACGATAAATGTTACAACAGATTCCCATTGAGGTATAGTGGTGGAAAGAAACAAATACTTGAGGTCATGCTGGTGAAACTAGATAGGATCCTAAAG atgcaggttgagaagtACCACACTGTGTATTCTGGAGACTCTGAGAAAGCGAAGAACTCTTGGGACACTGGGTTGTATTTTGTTTATGAGTcctgctag
- the LOC112750594 gene encoding uncharacterized protein isoform X3, with protein sequence MKKDVRTKNPELVDLTTDSVGHDEFVTPYGRRDTKCKLDDDKCYNRFPLRCRLRSTTLCILETLRKRRTLGTLGCILFMSPAREPMEYLYNVYNRLYELKNEHHPYYLE encoded by the exons ATGAAGAAAGATGTCAGAACAAAAAATCCCGAATTG GTGGACCTCACGACAGATTCCGTAGGCCATGATGAATTCGTCACGCCATACGGTCGAAGGGATACTAAATGCAAGCTTGACGACGATAAATGTTACAACAGATTCCCATTGAG atgcaggttgagaagtACCACACTGTGTATTCTGGAGACTCTGAGAAAGCGAAGAACTCTTGGGACACTGGGTTGTATTTTGTTTATGAGTcctgctagggagccaatggaatatttgtacaatgtgtacaataggctatatgagttaaaaaatgaacatcacccatactatctagaataa
- the LOC112750594 gene encoding uncharacterized protein isoform X1 has protein sequence MAQMTLHTYHRRRQRSAWITCYLGSTKAKKKSNQRDKVDLTTDSVGHDEFVTPYGRRDTKCKLDDDKCYNRFPLRCRLRSTTLCILETLRKRRTLGTLGCILFMSPAREPMEYLYNVYNRLYELKNEHHPYYLE, from the exons ATGGCGCAAATGACCCTACATACATACCACCGCCGAAGACAGAGATCAGCATGGATCACATGCTATTTAGGTAGCACAAAGGCAAAGAAGAAATCCAATCAGCGAGACAAG GTGGACCTCACGACAGATTCCGTAGGCCATGATGAATTCGTCACGCCATACGGTCGAAGGGATACTAAATGCAAGCTTGACGACGATAAATGTTACAACAGATTCCCATTGAG atgcaggttgagaagtACCACACTGTGTATTCTGGAGACTCTGAGAAAGCGAAGAACTCTTGGGACACTGGGTTGTATTTTGTTTATGAGTcctgctagggagccaatggaatatttgtacaatgtgtacaataggctatatgagttaaaaaatgaacatcacccatactatctagaataa